The following coding sequences lie in one Sorghum bicolor cultivar BTx623 chromosome 6, Sorghum_bicolor_NCBIv3, whole genome shotgun sequence genomic window:
- the LOC8057574 gene encoding uncharacterized protein LOC8057574, translating into MPIAPTEKEMLSHRRYKRSSGDSRSVRPPARSESSHLNAPLVMRISSTETEIPGHGRLKRSSSSKDARADADADASHHEAARAMPISSTEIEVSGQGRLKRPSSSESGSASYPTWVILNRVGVRRDSFDGDGTTSAVSYTSGGEQISVSFVLEKPPRTSLITLDWPQGPSPSEGSTSKPRVVAAHRNVVLLEISRANYLRPASIDFFVYKASGSGGPSLTRLPVCYWKGPWNADSPRPRIMGKYSTGLLSCSDDFFVVADLARGSPQPSLVDIYLMCSGSNDWKVFRDVPIHNADSVPHLSWWSTDVVLPWRHHYLIWVDYFRGMIFARITHPGNGIDLQEPVLRYVPLPVDPVQGNTYDNDYGRGCPAASRSICNTHHGIKFVSINQRGSSFSISLWSLCQEKWREDATLDADQLWDLDFENRLTKVQPAFPVVDMENPDAVCFLLNEGRYTVIPDTPTWMIKIHMTKKILLDSHYYSKGSPSYQKTYTTARRMSEGLTFISSGMPSYLSGQTMERGLISY; encoded by the exons ATGCCGATCGCCCCCACGGAGAAAGAGATGCTCAGCCACCGGCGGTACAAGCGATCGTCCGGCGATTCCCGGTCCGTGCGCCCACCGGCTAGGTCCGAATCCTCGCATCTCAATGCACCGCTCGTCATGCGGATCTCGTCCACGGAGACAGAGATTCCCGGTCACGGGCGGTTGAAGCGATCCTCGTCGTCCAAGGATGCCagggccgacgccgacgccgacgcctcgCATCACGAAGCAGCGCGGGCCATGCCGATCTCGTCGACAGAGATAGAGGTTTCCGGCCAGGGGCGGTTGAAGCGGCCGTCGTCGTCCgaatccggcagcgcctcctatCCAACCTGGGTGATTCTGAATCGGGTCGGCGTCCGGAGGGACTCCTTCGACGGCGACGGCACCACGTCAGCGGTCTCCTACACCTCCGGCGGCGAGCAGATCTCCGTCTCCTTCGTGCTCGAGAAGCCGCCGCGGACTTCCCTCATCACCCTCGACTGGCCACAAGGGCCCAGCCCGTCGGAGGGGAGCACATCAAAGCCGCGCGTCGTCGCCGCGCACCGCAACGTCGTGCTGCTCGAGATCTCCCGCGCCAACTACCTTCGTCCTGCTTCAATCGACTTCTTCGTCTACAAGGCCAGCGGCAGCGGGGGCCCCTCCCTGACGCGCTTACCCGTTTGCTACTGGAAGGGGCCTTGGAACGCAGACAGCCCTCGGCCGCGCATCATGGGCAAGTACTCCACGGGTCTTCTGTCCTGCAGCGATGATTTCTTCGTTGTAGCTGATCTCGCGAGAGGGTCACCTCAACCATCCCTAGTTGACATCTACCTCATGTGCTCTGGCTCCAACGACTGGAAAGTCTTCAGGGATGTGCCTATCCACAATGCTGACAGCGTCCCACATTTGTCCTGGTGGTCAACTGATGTGGTGTTACCCTGGCGCCATCACTACTTGATCTGGGTGGACTATTTCAGAGGGATGATTTTCGCACGCATCACACATCCAGGAAATGGCATTGACCTGCAGGAGCCTGTTCTAAGATATGTGCCGCTTCCGGTGGATCCAGTTCAGGGGAACACTTACGACAACGACTATGGGCGAGGATGCCCTGCAGCTTCCCGTAGCATTTGTAACACCCACCATGGGATCAAGTTTGTCAGTATTAACCAGCGTGGCAGCAGTTTCAGCATCTCCCTGTGGTCATTGTGTCAGGAAAAATGGAGAGAAGATGCAACGCTGGATGCTGACCAACTTTGGGACCTAGATTTTGAAAACCGCCTTACAAAAGTACAACCAGCATTCCCAGTTGTTGACATGGAAAATCCTGATGCCGTTTGCTTCTTGTTGAATGAGGGCCGATACACTGTTATCCCCGATACCCCAACATGGATGATCAAAATTCACATGACAAAGAAGATTCTTCTAGATTCTCATTATTATTCCAAAGGAAGTCCGTCTTATCAGAAAACCTATACAACTGCGAGGAGGATGTCTGAGGGGCTCACCTTCATCTCCAGTGGAATGCCAAGTTACCTGTCTGGACAGACCATGGAAAG GGGCTTGATAAGCTACTAG